In Flavobacterium praedii, the DNA window AAAATGCCAATTTCCCAAATGACTCTGATGATAATAAAATAGAATTTGTTTCGAATGTGTTAACAATAGGAGCTTTAAACAATCAATATGGAGAAGGTGTAATTGCTGATTTTTCAAATTATGGCACTTTTAATGTAGATGTTTTTGCACCGGGAAACCAAATATATGCTACAATTCCAAACAACAAATATAAATATTTGCAAGGAACTTCAATGGCTTCGCCAAATGCAGCTGGAGTAGCCGCCTTGATTCGTTCGTATTATCCGAAATTATCAGCCAAACAAGTAAAACAAATCTTGATGGAATCTGGAACACCACTTCCTGCTAAAGTAATTTTGGGCGAAAACCCTAATCCTGCTCAAGAGCCTATTGCTGTTGCATCATCCCAATCATCAAAATCGGCAAGAATGGTTAATGCATACAATGCCTTATTGATGGCAGAAAAAATGACTAAGAAGTAATTTTCACTTTTAATTATACAATGGAAGAGACTATTACTCTTCCATTTTTTATTTTTATATACTATGCGCAAACTTTTTTTATTCCTACTCTTTTCGGTTAGTATCGGAAATTTATTCGCCCAAAACACTGGGTATTGGCAACAACATGTCGATTATAAAATGGACGTCACTATGGATGTCAAAACATATCAATACAAAGGGAAACAAGAATTGGTTTATACCAATAACTCTTCAGATACGTTGAGAAGCGTGTATTACCATTTGTACAATAATGCTTTTCAACCCGGAAGCGAAATGGATGCTCGATTGCAAACCATCAAAGATCCTGATGGACGTATGGTCACCAAAATAAAAGTCGATGGCAAAGATGTAAAAGAAAGCCGAATCAAAAACCTAAAACCCAACGAAATTGGATATTTGAAGATTTCTAATTTCAAACAAGATGGCGTTACCGCTGTTGCAAAAGAAGTGGGAACAATTCTTGAAGTGACTTTGGCCAAGCCCATTTTACCTAATTCAAAATCTACTTTTACACTTGATTTTGATGGTCAGGTTCCCGTGCAAATTCGTCGTTCAGGACGAAATAATACTGAGGGAGTTGAATTGTCGATGGCGCAGTGGTACCCAAAAATGGCAGAGTTTGATTTTGAAGGATGGCATGCCGATCCCTACATCGCTCGAGAATTTCATGGTGTTTGGGGGAATTTTGATGTAAAAATCACCATCGACAAGGATTATCTTTTGGGAGGTTCTGGTTATTTGCAAAACCCAAATGAAATAGGGTATGGGTATCAAGATGCTGGAGTTACAGTAGTTTATCCAAAAAAAACAAAAACGTTGACTTGGCATTTTATTGCACCAATGGTACATGATTTCACTTGGGCGGCCGATAAAAATTACCAACACGATATTGTCAAAGGGCCTAATAATGTAGATCTGCATTTTATCTATAAAAATACTCCCGCAGTTGTAGAAAACTGGAAAAAACTAGAGCCTTTGATGTCTCGAGTTATGGATTTTTACAATAAGAATGTGGGTAATTATCCATACAAACAATATTCATTCATACAAGGTGGTGATGGCGGAATGGAGTATGCTATGTGTACTTTAATGCTGGGAAATGGTACAACCGAAGGAATGTTAGGAACTGCCACTCATGAAATGGGACATTCTTGGTTTCAACATATTTTGGCGTCCAATGAATCCAAACACCCTTGGATGGATGAAGGCTTTACAACCTATATCGAAGATTTGGCTCTAAATGATTTAAAAGACAAAAAAGAAGAAAACCCATTCAAAGGCAATTATGCGGCCTATTATAAATTAGTAGAATCTGGAAAAGAACAACCACTTTCTACACACGGAGATCGTTATGATGAAAACCGTCCGTATAGTATTGCTTCCTATGTAAAAGGGAGTATATTTTTGTCTCAACTCGAGTACGTAATTGGTCAAGAAAATTTAAGAAATACTCTCAAAAAATATTTTCAAGATTTCAAATTCAAACACCCATCTCCAAACGATATCAAGAGAACGGCTGAACGTGTTTCGGGAGCCAACCTCGATTGGTATTTGGTCGATTGGACGCAAACCTTAAACACAATCGACTACGGTATCAAAGACGTAAAAGAAAATGCAGATAAAACAACTGTAACTCTGGAACGAATTGGTCGTATGCCAATGCCTATCGATGTATTGGTCGAATATGCGGATGGCACCAAAGAAAGTTTCTACATTCCGTTACGCATGATGAGTTTTGAAAAAGCAAACCCAATGCCAGCCATCACTAGAACGGTACTCAACGATTGGGCTTGGGCATATCCAACATTTGAATTTAATATTGCAAAACCAAAAGCAAGTATTAAGAAAATTACCATTGACCCAAGTGGTTTAATGGCAGATATCAAACAAACCAATAATAGTTACGATCTAAAGTAATTTTTAGGTTTACATACCAAAGGCTCTTTTAAAAGGTAACGTTTTTAAAAGAGCCTTTTTTTATCTAGAATTAGTAGGGGGTGCCCCCGTTGCGTAAAGGGGCGTACTTAGGGTGCCGCTTATACCGCCCCTTTGCGCAACGGCGTCGGGCTCTCCACGCTACTTTGGTAGCTAGTTTCTATCCCTCACCCAATTCTAACACCATTAGAGAAAACATAGAAACCTAGGTTTTTTTAAACGTTTCAATCTTTATAATTATAAATTTTATTAGTAAATTTACGATATAAAGTAATTTTAATTACTGTAAAATAAAGAGTCCTAGACTTTTTTTATTAGTAAACATAAGAAAAAAAAGGGAATAATTTAACAGGCATACCTTTGTCAAAGTCTGAAACTTTGACAAAGGTTCAAACTAAAACAATTTGAGAACAATTAGAAATAGAGTTGTCGCGAACCCACTTTTGTCAAAGTTCTAAACTTTGACAAAGGTTCACAAAATAGCAATATGATAGCTGTTGGAATTTCAGATGTCGCTTTCACCTTTGTCAAAGTCTGAAACTTTGACAAAGGTTCAAAGTAAAACAAATTGAGAACAATTAGAAATACAGTTGTCGCGAACCCACCTTTGTCA includes these proteins:
- a CDS encoding M1 family metallopeptidase, producing the protein MRKLFLFLLFSVSIGNLFAQNTGYWQQHVDYKMDVTMDVKTYQYKGKQELVYTNNSSDTLRSVYYHLYNNAFQPGSEMDARLQTIKDPDGRMVTKIKVDGKDVKESRIKNLKPNEIGYLKISNFKQDGVTAVAKEVGTILEVTLAKPILPNSKSTFTLDFDGQVPVQIRRSGRNNTEGVELSMAQWYPKMAEFDFEGWHADPYIAREFHGVWGNFDVKITIDKDYLLGGSGYLQNPNEIGYGYQDAGVTVVYPKKTKTLTWHFIAPMVHDFTWAADKNYQHDIVKGPNNVDLHFIYKNTPAVVENWKKLEPLMSRVMDFYNKNVGNYPYKQYSFIQGGDGGMEYAMCTLMLGNGTTEGMLGTATHEMGHSWFQHILASNESKHPWMDEGFTTYIEDLALNDLKDKKEENPFKGNYAAYYKLVESGKEQPLSTHGDRYDENRPYSIASYVKGSIFLSQLEYVIGQENLRNTLKKYFQDFKFKHPSPNDIKRTAERVSGANLDWYLVDWTQTLNTIDYGIKDVKENADKTTVTLERIGRMPMPIDVLVEYADGTKESFYIPLRMMSFEKANPMPAITRTVLNDWAWAYPTFEFNIAKPKASIKKITIDPSGLMADIKQTNNSYDLK